In one window of Bemisia tabaci chromosome 6, PGI_BMITA_v3 DNA:
- the Prp38 gene encoding pre-mRNA-splicing factor 38A encodes MANRTVKDAKSVKGTNPQYLVEKIIRSRIYDSKFWKEECFALTAELMVDKAMELRFIGGVFGGNIKPTPFLCLILKMLQIQPEKDIIVEFIKNEEFKYVRALGAFYMRLVGTSLDCYKYLEPLYNDSRKLRRQNRQGVFELVHMDEFIDELLREDRVCDVILPRIQKRHILEESNELDPKISALDDDFEDIVESSEDDEEEEEAEVKQYDESKYDLEAVAKERPHRSRRERTPEKSRDYDRDHERDYDRDYDRKHKRDKRPKEKTKHRDRSRSRERERVRERSRDRDMGRVRERDRGRDTGRDGGRDSGRDRDRENRDRDRRYRSDRYRDRDY; translated from the coding sequence ATGGCGAACAGAACTGTGAAGGATGCCAAGTCGGTTAAAGGAACTAATCCTCAATATCtagtggaaaaaattattcgtTCTCGTATTTACGACAGTAAGTTTTGGAAAGAAGAATGTTTCGCCCTAACAGCAGAACTAATGGTCGACAAAGCCATGGAATTACGTTTTATAGGAGGTGTTTTCGGTGGTAACATCAAGCCCACTCCGTTCCTGTGTCTGATCTTGAAAATGCTTCAAATTCAACCGGAGAAGGACATTATTGTGGAGTTTATCAAGAATGAAGAGTTCAAGTACGTGCGTGCACTTGGAGCATTTTATATGCGGTTAGTTGGTACTTCACTAGACTGTTATAAGTATCTGGAGCCGTTGTACAATGACAGTAGGAAACTCAGACGCCAGAATCGCCAAGGTGTTTTTGAACTGGTACACATGGATGAATTTATAGATGAGCTTTTACGGGAAGATAGAGTGTGTGATGTGATTCTTCCAAGAATACAAAAAAGGCACATTTTAGAAGAAAGTAACGAACTTGATCCTAAGATCTCAGCACTGGATGATGATTTCGAAGACATTGTAGAGAGTTCGGAAGAcgatgaagaggaagaagaagcgGAAGTTAAGCAGTATGATGAATCAAAATATGACTTGGAAGCCGTTGCCAAGGAACGACCCCATCGTTCTCGAAGAGAGAGAACTCCAGAGAAAAGTAGAGATTATGATAGGGATCACGAGAGAGATTATGATCGTGACTATGACAGAAAACATAAGCGAGACAAGCGaccaaaagaaaaaacgaaGCATAGAGATAGAAGTAGAAGTCGTGAGAGGGAGCGTGTCAGAGAAAGAAGTCGTGACAGAGACATGGGGAGAGTGCGAGAAAGAGACAGAGGCAGGGATACTGGTAGAGATGGTGGTAGAGATAGCGGTAGAGACAGGGACAGAGAAAACCGTGACAGAGATCGAAGATACAGATCTGATAGATACAGAGATCGTGATTATTGA